In Gloeocapsa sp. PCC 73106, one DNA window encodes the following:
- a CDS encoding CRTAC homolog protein has product MRFINETGPGGIRWEPGRNYTYAASWIDFNNDGLLDLIDAPHWIQPGLNQLKIYINQGDGTFVDIARYVQTDYNDINTDNHGMAWADYDNDGDQDVAFNSGGPTFNAFYVNEGGKLVEKARYLRVDGALGDRNVPEHSHGLRGRASTWVDVNNDGRLDLINSNWVFTEDYKRQSPIVRDLAENRNLDQTALYIQNPDRRFTKKLNFTGGPIYSSKVSPADLRVDNILDLIFAEGIRERASFYRSTGGGNFAKQLDNLWLELDLSPQSVISDILVTDFIGDTNPEILIVFQNAGSDRASPVLLTYDRTTGRYVNQAEQAGLAAPIYGAGVVAADFDNDGYQDLYLTTLEVNSSNRTRSGSSILYKNRGNGTFTRVSDTGGAYNSRSSDQWTETLSGNTGNVQRVFTADYDLNGFMDLFITNVVTTNEMQYTPSKLYANQSNGNRWLQIDLQGVMSNRDAFGAKVYLTTPNGRVQYRELYTNQGFGQNSSRLHFGLGTSTSAREIRIQWPSGAQQRLYNVPSNQIIRVLESGNSNPTLQNTFRVGNSSNNQIQGTSLNDTLVGQEGNDTLSGLNGNDALSGGAGGDRLSGGEGNDQLSGGKGNDRLMGENGNDTLMGGIGVDTLEGGGGNDRLSGGNSSGDELTGGAGSDRFVLHNPREGMSIITDLTPGQDQIEIAQLGFSHPKAHVTPLAIGNLPSEKFILGNGNTNFRRGRFVYDLNNGNLFFDAYEDERFKIATLSSKPQISHLDIVVG; this is encoded by the coding sequence ATGAGATTTATTAATGAAACAGGACCTGGTGGAATTCGCTGGGAACCTGGTAGAAATTACACTTACGCGGCTAGTTGGATAGATTTTAACAACGATGGTTTACTCGACTTAATCGATGCACCCCACTGGATACAACCAGGTCTCAATCAGTTAAAAATTTATATCAACCAAGGCGATGGCACTTTTGTTGATATCGCTCGCTACGTTCAAACCGATTACAATGATATCAACACCGATAACCACGGGATGGCTTGGGCCGATTATGACAATGATGGCGATCAGGATGTAGCTTTTAACTCGGGTGGACCAACTTTTAACGCTTTTTACGTCAATGAGGGTGGAAAATTAGTAGAGAAAGCTAGATATCTGCGTGTAGACGGCGCCCTCGGCGATAGAAACGTTCCCGAACACAGTCACGGTCTTAGGGGTAGAGCTTCAACCTGGGTAGATGTAAATAACGACGGTCGTTTAGATTTAATTAATAGTAATTGGGTATTTACAGAAGATTATAAACGCCAAAGTCCCATAGTCAGAGATCTGGCAGAAAACCGCAATTTAGACCAAACGGCTCTATATATACAAAACCCAGATAGACGTTTTACCAAAAAGTTAAATTTCACTGGGGGCCCCATTTACTCCTCTAAAGTATCCCCGGCGGATTTACGCGTTGACAACATACTAGATTTAATTTTTGCTGAGGGTATTCGAGAAAGGGCGAGTTTTTATAGATCCACAGGGGGAGGTAATTTCGCTAAACAACTAGATAATTTGTGGTTAGAACTTGATTTATCTCCACAATCCGTTATCTCTGATATTCTTGTCACTGATTTCATTGGGGATACAAACCCCGAAATCTTGATCGTTTTTCAAAATGCTGGGTCAGATCGGGCCTCGCCAGTACTACTAACCTATGATCGGACCACGGGACGTTACGTCAATCAAGCTGAACAAGCGGGTTTAGCTGCTCCCATTTATGGTGCTGGTGTAGTTGCGGCTGACTTTGATAACGATGGGTACCAAGATTTATACTTGACGACATTGGAAGTAAACTCTAGTAATCGCACTCGTTCTGGTAGTAGCATACTTTACAAAAACAGAGGGAACGGCACTTTTACCAGAGTATCTGACACCGGTGGAGCTTACAATTCCAGGTCCAGCGATCAATGGACTGAAACTCTATCGGGAAACACGGGAAATGTTCAGAGAGTATTTACCGCTGATTATGATCTAAATGGTTTTATGGATCTGTTTATTACTAATGTAGTTACGACAAACGAAATGCAGTATACTCCGTCTAAACTTTACGCTAACCAGAGTAATGGCAACAGATGGCTGCAAATAGATCTACAAGGGGTAATGTCTAATCGAGACGCTTTTGGCGCTAAGGTTTATCTCACTACCCCCAATGGTAGAGTTCAATACCGAGAACTGTATACTAATCAGGGATTTGGTCAAAACTCTTCTAGGCTTCATTTTGGTCTAGGGACGAGTACTTCGGCTAGAGAAATTAGAATTCAATGGCCTTCTGGAGCACAGCAACGCTTGTATAACGTGCCTTCTAATCAGATTATCCGAGTGCTGGAATCGGGTAACTCTAATCCAACTCTACAAAATACTTTTAGGGTGGGTAATTCGAGCAATAATCAAATTCAGGGGACTTCCCTCAATGACACCTTAGTAGGACAGGAAGGGAATGATACTCTATCAGGCTTAAATGGTAATGATGCTCTTTCCGGGGGAGCAGGAGGTGATAGGTTATCCGGAGGTGAGGGAAATGATCAGCTTTCCGGAGGTAAAGGAAACGATCGCCTTATGGGAGAAAATGGCAACGACACCCTGATGGGAGGAATTGGTGTTGATACTCTCGAAGGGGGAGGAGGAAATGATCGACTCTCTGGAGGTAATAGCTCAGGAGATGAACTCACGGGTGGAGCTGGAAGCGATCGCTTTGTTTTACATAACCCTCGTGAAGGCATGAGTATTATTACTGATTTGACTCCAGGACAAGATCAAATCGAGATTGCACAACTTGGCTTTAGTCATCCTAAGGCCCATGTCACTCCCTTAGCTATTGGTAATCTACCTTCAGAGAAGTTTATCCTAGGAAACGGCAATACAAACTTCAGGAGAGGGAGATTCGTCTATGACCTGAACAATGGCAATTTATTCTTTGATGCTTATGAAGATGAGCGATTTAAGATAGCTACACTGAGCTCAAAACCACAAATTAGTCATCTAGATATTGTGGTGGGTTAA